In Thermosynechococcus sichuanensis E542, a single genomic region encodes these proteins:
- a CDS encoding M15 family metallopeptidase, giving the protein MDQDIPVAERLQPITKSKAAPRGGGWAIASAIVLVGLGGAGAVWFLNRATESPIATETDPTVTSTENLLGHLPYEEAPLSELEPVSADGQIKLRRAAAERFRAMVAAAQQEGVVLMPLSGFRSKQDQDYLFFEVKEQRAQRASERALVSAPPGYSEHHTGYAIDIGDGARPETHLKETFEETPAFRWLKKNAARFSFELSFPRNNPQGVSYEPWHWRFVGDRHSLQTFYKARELRQRNQP; this is encoded by the coding sequence ATGGATCAAGATATTCCTGTTGCAGAGCGGCTACAACCAATCACGAAAAGCAAAGCGGCACCTCGGGGAGGCGGGTGGGCGATCGCCAGCGCCATTGTCCTCGTGGGTCTTGGGGGTGCAGGAGCAGTGTGGTTCCTCAATCGTGCCACGGAATCGCCAATAGCTACAGAAACAGACCCAACGGTAACCTCTACGGAAAATCTACTGGGACATCTTCCCTATGAAGAGGCTCCCCTCTCCGAACTCGAACCGGTGAGTGCCGATGGCCAAATTAAGTTACGCCGAGCCGCAGCAGAACGGTTTCGAGCCATGGTGGCTGCCGCGCAGCAGGAGGGGGTAGTGTTAATGCCCCTCTCTGGCTTTCGCTCCAAGCAGGATCAGGACTACCTTTTTTTTGAAGTCAAGGAGCAACGGGCACAACGGGCGAGTGAGCGGGCATTGGTGAGTGCCCCCCCCGGCTATAGCGAACACCATACGGGCTATGCCATTGATATTGGCGATGGCGCACGCCCAGAGACCCATCTCAAGGAGACCTTTGAGGAGACCCCTGCTTTTCGCTGGCTGAAAAAAAATGCGGCTCGCTTTAGTTTTGAACTGTCGTTTCCTCGCAATAATCCCCAAGGGGTGAGCTACGAGCCTTGGCACTGGCGATTTGTGGGCGATCGCCACAGTCTGCAAACTTTCTACAAAGCACGAGAACTGAGACAGAGGAATCAACCATGA
- the fabG gene encoding 3-oxoacyl-ACP reductase FabG yields MRGFAHRAVLVTGGTGGLGQGVVPVLLSQGYTLTIPYIDAAAREALEKQLAAAELANVRFVAADLNNESEVAALVERMPQLDAVVHLVGGFSMGATAQFALSDWQQSFRLNVETTFLVCKHALKRMQSQQYGRIVTIGSRGAVEPAAELAAYCAAKAAVVAFTRAIAAETKGKNITANVILPSIIDTPANRAAMGEAQAVNWVSPVAIGELIAYLISEGAAAISGAVIPIYGNA; encoded by the coding sequence ATGAGGGGATTTGCCCATCGGGCGGTTTTAGTGACAGGGGGCACCGGCGGCCTTGGTCAAGGGGTGGTGCCCGTTCTCCTCAGTCAAGGCTATACGCTAACGATTCCCTACATTGATGCGGCTGCCCGTGAAGCCCTCGAAAAGCAATTGGCGGCGGCGGAGTTGGCCAATGTGCGGTTTGTGGCAGCGGATTTGAACAATGAAAGTGAAGTGGCCGCTCTCGTGGAGCGAATGCCGCAATTGGATGCCGTGGTTCACCTCGTGGGTGGCTTTAGCATGGGGGCAACGGCACAATTTGCCCTCAGTGATTGGCAGCAAAGTTTTCGCCTCAATGTGGAGACCACCTTCTTGGTCTGTAAGCACGCCCTTAAACGCATGCAGAGCCAGCAATATGGGCGCATTGTCACCATTGGCTCACGGGGTGCAGTTGAACCAGCGGCTGAACTGGCAGCCTATTGTGCAGCTAAAGCCGCCGTCGTGGCCTTCACGCGGGCGATCGCCGCTGAAACCAAAGGCAAAAACATTACCGCCAATGTGATCCTTCCCAGCATTATTGATACCCCTGCAAATCGGGCGGCCATGGGTGAAGCGCAAGCGGTCAATTGGGTAAGTCCTGTGGCGATCGGTGAACTGATTGCCTATCTCATTTCTGAGGGAGCGGCTGCCATCAGTGGTGCTGTGATTCCCATTTATGGCAATGCCTAG
- a CDS encoding LL-diaminopimelate aminotransferase, with the protein MRLADRLRYFQGNVFDAMDRAKAAVAATGQPIVDLSLGSADLPVADHILAAIEAAVRDASTYGYQLFASTATFRQAVATWFERRFGFRVDPEREVLTLIGSQEGTAHLPLAVMNPQEYALVLDPGYPSHAGGVYLAGGQLYPLCLRAENHFLPDLEAIPLPVREQAKLLILSYPHNPTTAVAPLDFFQTAVAFCDRHGILLVHDFPYIDLVFDAERAPSIFEVDRDRQVGIEFYSLSKSYNMGGFRIGFAIGRADVIAALRQIKSVIDFNQYAGILRGAIAALTGDQTCVQQTREIFRQRRDAFVQALGDHGWPVPLPPATMYVWAQLPEPWQGDSLGFCQALVKATGIAAAPGSGFGEGGEGYVRFALVRDRPCLEVAAAQIAEFSQTVL; encoded by the coding sequence ATGAGGCTGGCCGATCGCCTGCGGTACTTTCAAGGCAATGTCTTTGATGCCATGGATAGGGCTAAGGCGGCGGTGGCGGCCACTGGGCAGCCGATTGTGGATCTGTCCCTCGGTTCTGCGGATTTGCCCGTCGCTGATCACATTCTTGCGGCGATTGAAGCAGCGGTGCGAGATGCCAGTACCTATGGCTATCAACTCTTTGCCAGTACGGCGACCTTTCGACAGGCCGTGGCCACTTGGTTTGAACGCCGCTTTGGCTTCAGGGTGGATCCCGAGCGGGAAGTACTGACGCTGATTGGTTCGCAGGAGGGGACGGCGCACTTGCCCCTTGCGGTGATGAATCCCCAAGAGTATGCACTAGTGTTGGATCCCGGGTATCCCTCCCATGCGGGGGGAGTGTATCTGGCAGGGGGTCAACTCTATCCATTGTGCCTGCGGGCAGAAAATCACTTTTTGCCAGATTTAGAGGCCATTCCCCTACCGGTGCGAGAGCAAGCCAAACTGCTGATTCTCAGCTATCCCCATAATCCCACCACGGCGGTTGCACCCTTGGACTTTTTCCAGACAGCGGTTGCGTTTTGCGATCGCCACGGGATTTTACTAGTGCATGATTTTCCCTACATTGATCTGGTCTTTGATGCGGAGCGGGCACCCTCGATCTTTGAAGTGGATCGCGATCGCCAAGTGGGCATTGAATTCTATAGCCTCTCTAAGTCCTACAACATGGGGGGCTTTCGCATTGGCTTTGCCATTGGCCGTGCCGATGTCATTGCTGCCCTGCGCCAAATCAAATCAGTGATTGACTTTAACCAATACGCCGGCATCCTGCGGGGTGCCATTGCCGCTCTCACCGGCGATCAAACCTGTGTCCAGCAAACGCGCGAGATCTTTCGCCAGCGGCGCGATGCCTTTGTTCAAGCCCTCGGTGATCATGGCTGGCCGGTGCCCCTCCCGCCAGCGACGATGTATGTGTGGGCGCAACTGCCGGAACCTTGGCAAGGGGATTCCCTTGGCTTTTGTCAAGCCCTTGTTAAGGCAACTGGGATTGCGGCAGCCCCCGGATCGGGCTTTGGTGAAGGGGGAGAGGGCTATGTGCGCTTTGCCCTTGTGCGCGATCGCCCCTGTTTAGAGGTGGCGGCTGCCCAAATTGCCGAATTTAGCCAAACGGTTCTCTAG
- the ftsY gene encoding signal recognition particle-docking protein FtsY, with translation MVFNWFRRKFGGSGEEPSPPAETPTEAPATASTESTTESTASPGILNWAKAALQSIQARQQSESATTIETPEETQETPTAEPVPVAISEESEKTAVVESAPVQPVVEAEPVGSSLVLDEGFLWSAEVLAAQGRRPEEVDIEEITWLQRLRQGLGKTRRGLVHQLRAIVGQGPLSRDAVEEIEMLLLQSDVGVKATDQIIAALQTKIRQETLPADQAIAYLKEILRDILDRPFQAGYRRDFAPKKGVLNIWLIAGVNGVGKTTTIGKLAHIATQSGYRCLIAAADTFRAAATEQVKIWGQRSNVEVIANPGKNTDPAAVVFDAIGAAQARGTELLLVDTAGRLQNKANLMEELKKIRRIIDKKAGNAQIESLLVLDATLGQNGLRQAQVFAEAAQLTGVILTKLDGTAKGGVALAVVQELGLPIRFIGAGEGIKDLRPFSSFEFVEALLSSEVEVAA, from the coding sequence ATGGTTTTTAATTGGTTTCGACGCAAGTTTGGTGGCAGTGGTGAGGAGCCATCGCCCCCCGCAGAAACCCCAACGGAAGCGCCAGCCACAGCATCTACCGAATCTACAACTGAATCCACCGCCTCCCCCGGCATCCTTAACTGGGCAAAAGCCGCCCTTCAGTCCATTCAAGCGCGACAGCAATCGGAGAGTGCCACGACGATTGAAACCCCTGAAGAAACTCAAGAAACACCGACTGCCGAACCAGTGCCCGTTGCCATTTCTGAAGAGTCGGAAAAGACCGCTGTTGTTGAATCTGCCCCTGTCCAGCCCGTTGTGGAAGCTGAGCCAGTAGGCTCCTCCCTTGTCCTCGATGAGGGCTTTTTGTGGTCAGCGGAGGTGCTGGCAGCCCAAGGCCGGCGCCCGGAGGAGGTGGATATTGAGGAAATTACTTGGTTGCAACGCCTGCGCCAAGGTCTGGGCAAAACCCGTCGTGGCCTAGTGCATCAACTGCGGGCGATCGTCGGCCAAGGCCCTTTGAGTCGGGATGCCGTCGAAGAAATTGAGATGCTGCTGTTGCAGTCGGATGTGGGGGTCAAGGCCACGGATCAGATTATTGCAGCCCTGCAAACGAAAATTCGCCAAGAAACGCTCCCGGCTGATCAGGCGATCGCTTACCTGAAGGAAATTCTGCGGGACATTCTCGATCGCCCCTTTCAAGCGGGCTACCGCCGCGACTTTGCGCCGAAAAAAGGGGTGCTGAATATCTGGTTGATTGCTGGTGTCAACGGCGTTGGGAAAACCACCACCATTGGTAAGCTAGCCCACATTGCCACCCAGTCAGGCTATCGCTGTTTGATTGCAGCGGCAGATACCTTTCGGGCAGCCGCCACCGAACAGGTGAAAATTTGGGGACAGCGCTCCAATGTGGAGGTGATTGCTAACCCCGGCAAAAATACGGATCCGGCTGCTGTTGTTTTTGACGCCATTGGTGCTGCCCAAGCACGGGGCACAGAATTGCTGCTGGTGGATACCGCTGGCCGCCTGCAAAACAAGGCCAACCTGATGGAGGAACTCAAGAAAATCCGCCGCATTATTGATAAAAAGGCGGGCAATGCTCAAATTGAATCGCTACTGGTGCTCGATGCCACCCTCGGCCAAAATGGCTTGCGCCAAGCCCAGGTCTTTGCAGAAGCAGCACAACTGACGGGGGTGATCTTAACCAAGTTAGACGGCACGGCCAAAGGGGGAGTGGCTCTGGCAGTAGTGCAGGAGCTGGGGCTACCGATTCGCTTCATTGGTGCGGGCGAGGGCATTAAGGATCTGCGCCCCTTTTCCAGTTTTGAATTTGTCGAGGCCTTGCTCTCCAGTGAGGTGGAGGTGGCAGCATGA
- a CDS encoding 3'(2'),5'-bisphosphate nucleotidase CysQ: protein MSSTLDLEHTLATLRPILWQALEQLRQFYRQVKDLTVQDKGGDPVTLADETIDRFLRHALQAHFPPTQFGYLTEETYTPGHPLPQPYQWIIDPLDGTSDFLQQTGEYAIHVALVHDHRPCVAAVVWPEQEVIYTAIAGAGAYRETRQGATRLRVHPPTEGQPLRVVMSRSHGGERLQAFLRTLGSVQPIPMGSMGCKTASICQGDADLYVNLTGRSAPKDWDLAAPDLITQEAGGAFTYANGELPRYNRADVQHWPPLVVCHPALSRTVGDRLQAFLQENQGYSGK from the coding sequence ATGTCCTCCACCCTTGATCTTGAGCATACCCTTGCCACCCTGCGCCCGATTCTTTGGCAAGCCCTTGAGCAACTGCGCCAGTTTTACCGTCAGGTAAAGGATCTAACGGTGCAGGACAAAGGTGGAGATCCCGTCACCCTTGCCGATGAAACGATTGATCGCTTTTTGCGCCACGCCCTGCAAGCTCATTTTCCACCGACGCAGTTTGGTTATTTAACCGAAGAGACCTACACCCCAGGGCACCCCTTGCCCCAGCCCTACCAGTGGATCATTGACCCCCTCGATGGCACCTCCGACTTTTTGCAACAAACGGGGGAGTACGCGATTCACGTTGCCCTCGTCCATGACCATCGCCCCTGTGTAGCCGCTGTCGTCTGGCCAGAGCAGGAGGTAATCTACACCGCCATTGCCGGCGCAGGTGCCTATCGAGAGACGCGCCAAGGTGCGACGCGACTGCGGGTGCACCCCCCCACTGAGGGACAGCCGTTGCGGGTGGTGATGAGTCGCAGCCACGGCGGAGAGCGCCTACAGGCCTTTTTAAGAACCTTGGGGTCGGTACAGCCAATTCCGATGGGGAGTATGGGCTGTAAAACGGCGAGTATTTGTCAAGGGGATGCGGATTTGTACGTCAACCTCACGGGGCGCAGTGCCCCCAAGGACTGGGATTTAGCGGCACCAGATTTAATCACGCAGGAGGCGGGGGGTGCCTTTACCTATGCCAATGGGGAGTTGCCCCGCTATAATCGCGCCGATGTGCAGCATTGGCCGCCCTTGGTGGTGTGTCATCCGGCTTTGAGTCGCACGGTGGGCGATCGCCTGCAAGCCTTTTTACAGGAAAATCAAGGCTATTCTGGAAAATAG
- a CDS encoding ABC transporter ATP-binding protein, with the protein MSSPLLRVEALTVDFRQADQTLRAVDGISFSLERGQTLGIVGESGSGKSVTCLALLQLLLPPGQISHGEAWFQPEPEGEAIDLLRCSPRQMQQIRGRQISMVFQEPMSSLNPVYSIGFQLAEAIDPQQRLPQGQCQQRAIALLEQVHLLKPEDPLEDKKRFLRRYPHQLSGGQIQRVMIAMAMAASPRLLIADEPTTALDVTVQATILRLLRELQQQYHLSLIFVTHDLNLVGELADQVIVMYQGQIVESGTVQQVFRQPQHPYTKGLLACRPRLDQRLAILPTVADFLAATPPRLEVISPAQQQERLTHLASQPPLVRVEHLWVKYPVAGTQRFVTAVRDVSFTIRQGETLGLVGESGCGKTTLGRTLLRLLEPAQGKIIFGDRDISHLSPRQLRPLRQRMQLIFQDPYSSLDPRMTIGELVAEPLRIHRRHQSQRQHQERVAYLLERVGIDPQAQNRYPHEFSGGQRQRICIARALALNPEFVVCDESVSALDVSVQAQVLNLLKELQREFQLTYLFISHDLSVVKFMSDRLMVMYNGEIMEIGDAEAVYQQPQHDYTRTLIAAIPRGLSLEAA; encoded by the coding sequence ATGTCATCACCCCTTTTGCGTGTGGAAGCACTGACCGTTGACTTTCGCCAAGCCGATCAGACCCTACGGGCCGTGGATGGCATTTCCTTTAGCCTTGAACGGGGTCAAACCCTTGGCATCGTCGGTGAGTCGGGGTCAGGAAAATCGGTGACCTGTTTGGCGCTGTTGCAGTTGCTCCTGCCGCCGGGACAGATCAGCCACGGCGAAGCGTGGTTTCAGCCAGAGCCAGAGGGGGAGGCCATTGACTTGCTGCGCTGCTCTCCCCGCCAAATGCAGCAGATTCGGGGTCGCCAAATCAGTATGGTCTTCCAAGAACCCATGAGTTCCCTCAATCCGGTCTATTCCATTGGCTTTCAACTGGCAGAGGCCATTGATCCACAGCAGCGTCTCCCCCAAGGGCAATGTCAACAGCGAGCGATCGCCCTTCTGGAGCAGGTGCATCTCCTCAAACCTGAAGACCCCCTTGAAGACAAAAAACGCTTTCTCCGTCGCTATCCCCACCAACTCTCCGGCGGACAAATTCAACGCGTCATGATTGCCATGGCCATGGCCGCTTCGCCAAGGCTGTTAATTGCCGATGAACCAACCACTGCCCTCGATGTCACTGTCCAAGCGACGATCCTGCGGCTTTTGCGGGAGTTACAGCAGCAGTACCATCTCTCGTTAATTTTTGTGACTCACGATCTCAATCTCGTTGGGGAACTGGCGGATCAGGTCATTGTCATGTACCAAGGGCAAATTGTTGAATCTGGAACAGTGCAGCAGGTCTTTCGTCAACCCCAACATCCCTATACCAAGGGACTACTGGCCTGTCGTCCCCGTTTGGATCAGCGTCTGGCGATTCTGCCAACCGTGGCGGATTTTCTAGCGGCCACTCCCCCGCGCTTAGAAGTGATTTCCCCAGCGCAGCAGCAGGAACGCTTGACGCATTTGGCTAGCCAACCGCCATTGGTGCGGGTGGAACACCTCTGGGTCAAATATCCCGTGGCGGGCACGCAGCGCTTTGTTACTGCCGTTAGGGATGTCTCGTTTACGATTCGTCAAGGGGAGACCCTTGGCTTGGTGGGGGAATCGGGCTGTGGCAAAACAACACTGGGACGCACCCTCTTGCGCCTCCTAGAACCGGCGCAGGGAAAAATTATTTTTGGCGATCGCGACATCAGCCATTTATCGCCTCGCCAATTGCGTCCCCTGCGGCAGCGGATGCAACTTATTTTCCAAGACCCCTACAGTTCCTTGGATCCCCGCATGACCATTGGCGAGTTGGTGGCAGAACCGCTGCGGATTCACCGCCGTCATCAGTCGCAACGGCAACACCAAGAGCGGGTGGCCTATCTCCTTGAACGGGTGGGCATTGACCCCCAAGCCCAAAATCGCTATCCCCATGAATTTTCGGGGGGGCAGCGGCAGCGAATTTGTATTGCCCGTGCCTTGGCCTTGAATCCCGAGTTTGTCGTTTGTGATGAGTCAGTGTCGGCCTTGGATGTGTCGGTGCAGGCACAGGTGCTGAATTTGCTCAAAGAACTCCAGCGGGAGTTTCAACTGACCTACCTCTTTATTTCCCACGATCTCAGTGTGGTGAAATTCATGAGCGATCGCCTCATGGTTATGTACAATGGCGAAATTATGGAAATAGGTGACGCCGAAGCCGTTTACCAACAGCCACAGCACGACTATACTCGCACGCTAATTGCCGCGATTCCCCGTGGTCTTTCCCTTGAGGCAGCCTAG
- a CDS encoding sensor histidine kinase, whose protein sequence is MELIFFGVGLLLGLMIWFWQWQQVQHALETLLEQYAARPFKSSPWQRLQTLLSQQVQEQERCHQKMLRCQTVLEYAPIAYLEVDEANCVVCCNEVARSLLGLVHPEGRFLLELVRSYELDCLIEEVRQEETMREQEWPYAYLTPTGQTKRKPLRARGLFLGEGHVGVFIEDCEEVVRLRDERDRWAADVAHELKTPLTSLRLVTETLQQRVPESLRVWVDRLLEEIIRLSLLVQELLELNRLSHTPADSLERHPLDLVQLIDTAWQSLTPLAAAKDIHHEYTGPKQFPYCGNESQLFRLLVNLYDNAIKYGPVGGQVLTRLLSDREGGYLCLEVIDTGSGFPPKDLPYVFERFYRAQARRHRFVIPTDSEGRMPPVGSGSGLGLAIARQIVECHGGYMQAANHPDYGGAWLRIYLPLTSL, encoded by the coding sequence ATGGAGTTGATCTTTTTTGGAGTTGGCCTGCTGTTGGGGCTAATGATCTGGTTCTGGCAGTGGCAGCAAGTGCAACACGCTTTGGAGACGCTCCTTGAGCAATACGCTGCCCGTCCCTTTAAATCCTCACCGTGGCAACGCTTACAGACCCTACTCAGCCAACAAGTTCAGGAACAGGAACGCTGCCATCAGAAAATGCTCCGCTGTCAAACCGTCCTTGAATATGCCCCCATTGCCTATTTGGAGGTGGATGAGGCCAATTGTGTGGTCTGCTGTAACGAGGTGGCGCGATCGCTCCTTGGTTTAGTGCATCCCGAAGGCCGTTTTTTACTGGAACTAGTGCGCTCCTACGAATTGGACTGTCTCATTGAAGAGGTGCGTCAAGAAGAAACGATGCGGGAGCAGGAATGGCCCTATGCCTACCTCACACCGACGGGGCAAACCAAGCGCAAACCCCTGCGGGCACGGGGACTCTTCCTTGGCGAGGGGCATGTGGGTGTATTTATTGAGGACTGCGAAGAAGTGGTGCGGCTGCGGGATGAGCGCGATCGCTGGGCAGCGGATGTTGCCCATGAACTGAAAACCCCCTTGACCTCGCTGCGCTTGGTGACTGAAACGTTGCAACAACGGGTGCCAGAGTCCTTACGGGTTTGGGTCGATCGCCTCCTCGAGGAAATTATTCGCCTCAGCCTCCTCGTCCAAGAACTCCTAGAATTAAATCGCCTCAGCCACACCCCCGCCGATAGCCTAGAGCGGCATCCCCTTGACCTTGTCCAACTCATTGACACCGCATGGCAATCCCTCACCCCCCTCGCTGCGGCTAAAGACATTCACCACGAGTACACAGGTCCAAAGCAATTTCCCTACTGTGGCAATGAATCGCAACTGTTTCGGCTCCTTGTCAATCTCTACGACAACGCCATTAAATACGGCCCTGTGGGGGGTCAAGTGCTGACGCGGTTACTGAGCGATCGCGAAGGGGGCTATCTCTGTCTCGAAGTCATTGATACCGGCAGTGGCTTTCCCCCCAAGGACTTGCCCTATGTGTTTGAACGCTTCTATCGGGCACAGGCGCGGCGGCATCGCTTTGTAATTCCCACCGATAGTGAAGGGCGGATGCCCCCCGTGGGAAGTGGTAGCGGTTTGGGATTGGCCATTGCTCGCCAAATTGTTGAATGCCATGGCGGCTATATGCAGGCAGCCAATCATCCCGACTATGGCGGCGCATGGTTGCGGATTTATCTGCCTCTGACCTCGCTATAG
- a CDS encoding diguanylate cyclase domain-containing protein has translation MEQLSSGLNLQALVQAQLVAIAPRGSFNEILQGLQKNKGFGLVVEEQGQFRGLITQREVIRALGKGYSPEAITAAQIMLPSDYCLRLSDLDDPLAVLGRFRYLGVDALAVVNESGRVEGLLTRQAFRESLRPVDLLRIKRVAEVMVPDVATIAAEASLQEAAVLMTEQGVTSLVVPEETSRGVLPRGIITEKDIFEALHSQGGVLRGTVGSIMSQPVLTVKPDQSLWQVNHLLKEHHVRRVVVVDDDGQMLGIVTQSNLLAAIDITEAQGVIQVLTRELNKATAELRWQLSRQQAITVAITESEQRYNTLISHLPVAIYRRDRDRLWRFSYVSDQIYHLTGYFPQDLADLRQIIPAADLALAERDIEQAIRQQRAYSTTYRIQHRDGCFRWLSDRGQFDPHSHMLHGVLLDVSDQQRTEERLKTALEREMIVSTIIQDIRQSIRLEEILQRAVTSIQQLLLSDRVLIYRFLPDGSGIIEVEATTLPQYSLLGRVIHDPCFTKETAQRFLEGRTLSISDVSQAQLQDCYRELLLSLQVQANLVVPLLQGQHLWGLLIAHHCRAPRLWQREELFLLQRIAEPLTVALQQAEMYQALEVANANLQQMVYLDSLTDIGNRRCFDELFAKEWRRCQREQQPLSLVMLDIDCFKAYNDHYGHLQGDQVLKQVARILESHLRRAGDLASRFGGEEFALLLPSTDQAGAIHIVEQLQRALAEANITHAKSTVGPQLTASFGIATTLPSPDHAPSMLLHLADECLYEAKALGRDRWVAKEL, from the coding sequence ATGGAGCAATTGAGTTCAGGCTTAAATTTGCAAGCCTTGGTACAGGCTCAGTTGGTTGCGATCGCTCCAAGGGGTTCCTTCAATGAGATTCTGCAAGGGTTACAGAAAAATAAAGGTTTTGGTTTAGTCGTCGAAGAGCAGGGACAGTTTCGGGGATTGATCACCCAACGGGAAGTGATCCGTGCCCTTGGCAAAGGTTACTCGCCCGAAGCGATCACGGCTGCCCAGATCATGCTGCCATCGGATTATTGCCTGCGCCTGAGTGATCTCGATGACCCGCTGGCAGTTTTGGGGCGTTTTCGCTACTTGGGTGTGGATGCCCTTGCTGTGGTCAATGAATCGGGGCGGGTTGAGGGACTACTAACCCGCCAAGCTTTTCGGGAGAGCCTGCGCCCTGTGGATCTGCTGCGAATTAAACGGGTGGCTGAGGTGATGGTTCCCGATGTGGCTACGATTGCGGCGGAGGCTTCGTTACAGGAGGCGGCTGTCCTGATGACCGAACAGGGTGTCACTAGCTTGGTGGTGCCTGAAGAAACATCCCGTGGTGTGCTGCCGCGCGGCATTATTACGGAAAAGGATATTTTTGAGGCACTGCATAGCCAAGGGGGAGTACTCAGAGGAACCGTTGGCAGTATTATGTCGCAGCCTGTGCTGACGGTGAAGCCCGATCAAAGTCTATGGCAGGTCAATCACTTACTGAAGGAACATCACGTCCGCCGTGTTGTGGTCGTGGACGACGATGGGCAGATGTTGGGGATTGTGACCCAAAGTAATCTTTTAGCGGCAATCGATATTACTGAAGCCCAAGGGGTAATTCAGGTCTTAACACGGGAACTCAATAAGGCCACGGCGGAACTGCGCTGGCAACTCTCACGGCAACAGGCAATTACGGTGGCGATTACGGAAAGTGAGCAGCGCTACAATACCCTGATTAGCCATTTGCCCGTGGCCATCTATCGGCGCGATCGCGATCGCCTGTGGCGGTTTAGCTATGTCAGCGATCAGATTTATCACCTCACCGGCTACTTTCCCCAAGATTTAGCGGATCTGCGCCAGATTATCCCAGCGGCGGATTTGGCTTTAGCGGAACGGGATATTGAACAGGCGATTCGGCAGCAACGTGCCTACAGTACCACCTATCGCATTCAACACCGGGATGGTTGTTTCCGCTGGTTGAGCGATCGCGGGCAGTTTGACCCCCACAGCCACATGCTCCATGGCGTTCTTTTGGATGTCTCGGATCAACAGCGCACCGAGGAGCGACTGAAAACAGCTCTAGAACGGGAAATGATTGTCAGCACGATCATTCAGGATATTCGCCAGTCGATTCGCTTAGAGGAGATTTTGCAGCGGGCCGTAACGAGTATTCAACAACTGCTCCTGAGCGATCGCGTGCTGATTTACCGCTTTCTACCGGATGGCAGCGGCATTATAGAGGTGGAGGCGACCACATTGCCGCAGTACTCCCTCTTGGGTCGAGTGATCCATGACCCCTGTTTTACAAAGGAAACGGCGCAGCGCTTTCTGGAGGGGCGCACCCTCAGTATCAGTGATGTCAGCCAAGCCCAGTTGCAAGATTGCTACCGTGAGTTACTGCTTAGCCTGCAAGTTCAAGCCAATCTGGTTGTTCCCCTTCTTCAAGGTCAGCACTTGTGGGGGTTGTTAATTGCCCACCATTGTCGTGCCCCTCGTCTCTGGCAACGGGAGGAGTTGTTCCTGCTGCAACGCATTGCCGAACCCTTGACGGTAGCCCTGCAACAGGCAGAGATGTATCAGGCATTGGAAGTGGCCAATGCCAATTTGCAACAGATGGTCTATCTGGATAGCCTCACGGATATTGGCAATCGCCGTTGCTTTGATGAACTCTTTGCAAAGGAGTGGCGCCGCTGTCAACGGGAGCAGCAGCCCCTGAGCTTGGTGATGCTGGATATTGATTGTTTTAAGGCCTACAACGATCACTATGGGCATTTGCAGGGGGATCAAGTTCTCAAACAAGTGGCGCGAATTTTAGAGAGTCATCTGCGGCGGGCAGGGGATTTAGCGAGCCGTTTTGGCGGTGAGGAGTTTGCGCTGCTTTTGCCGAGTACGGATCAAGCTGGGGCAATCCATATTGTTGAGCAATTGCAACGTGCTTTGGCCGAGGCCAATATCACCCACGCGAAAAGTACAGTTGGCCCGCAACTGACGGCGAGTTTTGGCATTGCAACAACATTACCCAGTCCTGACCATGCACCATCAATGTTGTTACATTTGGCTGACGAGTGCCTCTATGAGGCCAAAGCCCTAGGGCGCGATCGCTGGGTAGCCAAGGAACTATAG